The DNA sequence CGGGTCAGGGCGCTGCGCCACGGCATGGCGGGCACGCCGGGGCTCGAGCTCTGGGGCCCCTACGAGGAGGGCGAGGAGGTCCGGGCCGCGCTGATCGAGGCGGGCGACGGCCTCGGCCTCACCCAAGTCGGCAGCCGCGCCTATGCCTCGAACACGCTTGAATCGGGCTGGATTCCCTCGCCGCTCCCGGCGATCTACACCGGCGGCGAGACCGAGGCGGCGTACCGACGATGGATGCCGGCGAACTGCTACGAGGCGACGGGCTCGATCGGCGGCTCCTTCGTCTCGGACGATATCGAGGACTATTACTGCACGCCCTACGACCTGGGCTACGGCTTCTACGTCAGGTTCGACCGCGATTTCGTCGGCCGGGCGGCGCTGGAGAAGATCCGCGGCGGCCCGCACCGCCGCAAGGTGACCTTCGAGTGGAACCCGGAGGACGTGGCGCGGGTCCACGCCTCCCACCTCGACCCCGGCAGGCCGAACTTCAAGACCATCGACATCCCGATTTCCAACTACGCCTCGACCAGCGCCGACAAGGTGTTGAAGGACGGCCGGATCGTCGGCATGTCGATGTTCGCCGGCTATTCCTACAACGAGCGCGCCCAGCTATCCCTCGGCTTCGTCGAGCCGGATATCGCGGAAAACGAAATCCTCACCCTGGTCTGGGGCGAAGAGGACGGCGGCACGGCCAAGACCACCGTCGAGCGGCACGAGCAGACCGAAATCCGCGTCCGCGTCGCCAAGGTCCCCTACTCGGCCGCGGTGCGCGAAGACTACGCCGACAGCTGGCGGACGCGGCAGTAGGCGGCGCCCCACCACCGGAAACCCCGCCGATGAAGAACCCGTTCGACACCCCGGAGCGCGCCGCGTATCGCGAGACGATCGCGAAATTCGTCGCCGCCGAGATCAGGCCCCATGTCGACGACTGGGACGAGGCCGGCGCGATCCCGTGGGAAATCCACGAGAAGCTGGGCGCGCTCGGCTTTTTCGGCTTCGGCATCGACGAAGCATACGGCGGGCTCGGCTTCGACGACTGCTTCATGCGCAAGGACGGCGCCGTCGAGCTGGCGAAATGCGGCGCGACCGGCGTCGGCGCGGCGGTCGGCGGGCGCAACATCTCGACCGCGCCGATCCATAGCCTCGCCTCGGAGGAGATCAAGGCGCGCGCCCTGCCGGACATCGTCTCCGGGCGCAAGGGCTCGTCGCTCTGCATCACCGAGCCGGGCGGCGGCTCCGACGTCGCCAACCTGCAGACCCGGGCGTGGAAGGACGGCAACCACTTCGTCATCAAGGGCAGCAAGACCTTCATCACCGGCGGCATGACGAGCGACTATTTTGTCGTCGCGGCGCGCACCGGCGGCGCGGGGCTGGCCGGCATATCGCTGTTCTTCGTCGAGGCCGATACGGAGAATTTCAGCCGCACGCCGCTCGACCGCAAGATGGGCTGGTGGTGCTCCGACCAGGCGACGCTCTATTTCGACGAATGCCGGGTGCCGGCGGAAAACCTGATGGGCGAGGAAGACCGCGGCTTCATCGCGATCATGGAGAATTTCAACCTGGAGCGCGTCGGCCTGGTCGCCCAGGCTCTCGGCATGATGCAGGCCTGCTTCGAAGAATGCGTCGACTACGCCCGGCAGCGCCGGACCTTCGGCAAGCACCTGATCGAACACCAGGTCATCCGCCACAAGCTGGCCGACATGTCGGCCCGGATCGACGCCGTCGAGGCCCTGCTGAACTGGATCTGCTGGTCAGTCAACGAGGACCGGATGCCGGTGGCGGAAATCTCCAAGGCCAAGTTCTATTCGACCAAGGCGCTGGAATTCGTGTGCAGCGAGGCCATGCAGATCTTCGGCGGCGCCGGCTATCTGCGCGGCAACCTGGTCGAGCGCATGTACCGCGAAGTCAAGGTCGTCGCCATCGGCGGCGGCTCCGAGGAAATCATGCGCGACCTGGCGGTGCGGCAGATGGGGCTTTAGGCGGGAGACCCGCAGGCCCGGAACGGCATATCCGCGCCCATAGTCCGTCATATCGACCGAAGCCCCGGATTTGATCCGGGGCGAAGCGGAGATATCTTTCCGGTACAGCGCCGGGTTCGAAATGTGTTGCGGAAAGATTTTTCCGCTCACTTCGTTCGGTCGAAATGACGGATAAGGCGCTGTGTCGTCGCGATATCGACGCTATGAACGCGCCCCCGCCCGTTTCCGCTCGCTGGCGCTCTTGAGCTGGCCGCAGGCGGCCATAATGTCCCGGCCGCGCGGGGTGCGCACAATGCAGGTCAGGCCGCCGTCGAGGCAGATCGTCATGAAGGCGCGGATGCGGCTCTGGCTGGAACATTCATAGGGCGCGCCCGGCCAGGGATTGAACGGGATCAGGTTGATCTTGGCCGGGATGTCCTTGAGCAGCCGGACCAGTTCGCGCGCGTTGGACGGCCGCTAGGGCACTATCTTGCCGTCGACGGAAACGATGCGGCATCCGCTTCCTCGCCGTTCGCAGCGCCGCATCGCGGCCGCTCTCGCCCTTTCGACAGTGTCGTGCCATCGCGACGGCCCGCAATAGCCGTCGTCGCTCGTGGCGAATGCCTTATGACCGCCGTAGCCAAGATAGCCATGCCACCAATTATAGCATCCAGAGCCGAGGCCCGGAGGAGGAGGCACTCTCTCAACGGCCGCGCCGTCGGGCGCCCGTTTCCAGTTCGGCACCCCGATCGCATTGAGGAAATCGTCGATCCGCGGCCGCCACAGTTCGCGCGCGCCGAGTGCGGTTATCATATGGCCGTTGCCTGTAAACCAGAGCGGCCCGACCATGTCGAGCCGAACCGGCGCACCGCGGCCCGCATAGGCCTCGAAGGCCCGGCCGACCAGCTCCGGCCCGAACAGCCGGTCTGTCGTTGAATACAGCCAGAGCGCCGGCACCCTCGCGCCTTTGCCGAATTCTCCGAAAGCACCGACAAAGCCGGTTTCGCTGCAATTTTCGCCCTTGCCCGCTCCCCCGCGTCCACCTGCAAAATTGACAATGCCGGTCAGGCCGTGCGGCGGAATGATGGCCAAGGCACTCGCAGCAAAGCCGCCGCCGGAATGGCCGGCGGCGATGATCGTCGAGCCGTCGACATCGGGCCGGCGCGCGAACGCATCGATGACCGCGCCGAAGTCCTTCGCGCCTTCCAATGCGGCATGGAAGAAAGTCGCCTGGCTCGCGTCGCTGCATCGTCCATAGCTCTCGGCGAAAGGTCCGGTCGAAGACGCATAACCGCGCCGCGCAAAGACGACGGCCTTGTAGCCGCGCCGGGCAAAGTCCTCGGCGATCGGCAGCAACATCCGGATCCGCAATCTTCGAAGCGCATCCCGGCCACCGCGCGTCGGCGTGCCGTGGGAAACGACGGCGAGCGGAAACGGTCCCGAACCCGGCGGCGTGACGGTCAGGGTTTCGAGCCGGTGTTCTCGGCCGTCGATCTGAATTTTCACGTTGCCCTTGGCTATCCGGAGCGCCGACACGGGAATGGCCGAAATGCGCTTTCCGCGTTTCTTCCCCGGCTTGAAATTCCGATCGATCCGTTTTTCAGCAGGATCGGCGGCGTCGGCAGTCGAACCAACTTCGACAGCAGACAGCGCAACAACTGCGGCAATGGCGATGCGAACCAAGTTCATCGAGCCTGCTCCCTGGTTGCTACCGCATGGGATGGAAAAGACATCGTCCTCGCAAAGCTCTGGCCGTGTGCAATTGTCGACCTTTGCGCGTTGGGTGAATCTTAGGCGTTCGGCAGCATCGTGACCCCGGCAACATTGCGGGGATCGGTTAGAATTTTTTCGGGCGCAAAGTCCTGAAGGAGTAGCGGGAGTCCGGACGATGTGCGGCAGGACCGGTCTACTGCGACCGGCCTGAAGTGCCGCTCCGCCCCGGAACGCCACCTCTGAACTTCAGGTCGTGGTAAACGCTTGCCGGACCTGTTCCCGCCGGCGTGCGGGTCGAATTCAGGATCCGGAAGCAGAAGTGCCGTCGAGCGACAGCACCTGGCGCACAAGGTCGGTCTGCCGGGAGATGCCGCGCTTTTCGAATATCTGCTGCACGTGCCAGCGGACGGTCTTTTCTGAGCGGCCCGTCGCGGCGGCGATATCGCGGACCGTCTTGCCCTCGGCCAGGAGCACCGCCACGCAGCTTTCCGCCGGGGTGAGGCCGAGGACCGCCCCCACGAAATCGGGATCGATGCCCTTCGGTTCCCGGTCGATTACCAGGACGAGCGCGGCGACGCGCCAGGGGCGAAAGTCGATCTCGCCGTCGCCGACGGGGTTGATGTGCACCGTTAACCCGGGCAGATGGTTGGGGCGGCGGATCGCGAGCGAGCCGCTTTCCCCCTGGGCGCCCCAACCGGGCAGTGCGCGCGCGAGGGTGGCCTGAAGGCCGGCGTTGTCGGCGGAAAATCGGGCGCGGAGAAATCCGTCCCGGTCGAAGAGCGCATCGCCCGTTCGAAGGATGTCTCTTGCGCGGCCGTTCGCGGTGACGATCCGCCCGCGCCCGTCGAGATGGACGATACCGAACCTGCTCTTGTCCAGCAGTTCGGTGAGGGACGTGCCCAGCGCCCTGGCAGCGCCAAGCGCCTGCCGGACAATCACGTATTGGCGAAGATGCGGCAGCAATTCCCGGATGAACGCCGTCTGCGTGAACGACCACCCTTCCCCGTCGACGGGATCGGCCGTGCACCAAGTGATGCGCGTTCCATTCGGGCCGTCCATGCGCACGTTGACGCTGTTCTGGAACTGGCCGATGGGCAGGTTCTCGTTAAATGCCGCGGACGTCTTCAGCTCCTCTTCGGTGTACAGGCTGGTGATGTGGACCACGTCGCTGTCGGGCAGGCGCATCAGGCGCGGTATCCGTTCGTCCTGTGGGTAGTAGTGGTCGAAATATGCGCGCTCAACAGTGTGATGGCGTTCGCCGCGGTAATAGAGCGGCGCCAGATATATTTCCACGTCGTCAGGGGACTGTCCGCGGGCGAAGGTCAGTATGTTGCCCTTCGTCCGGCAGGCCTCGTCGATGAGGGCGGAGCATGTCGGCCAGTGCGTATCGTCGAGCACAGCGTTGTGCAGGGATGCCAGAATGCGGTCGAACGCCGTTCTGCTGCTCATGACTCCATATTCGCTTCCGGAGAAACTCTCGGCGCACGTTGCTGGTGTGGAGGGTCGTTCGATTGTAGGCCATAGGGAAATGTCCGACCCCCGCAATTTTGCTGGGCTGGAGCGGAAATCGCCGGAAAGCCGGTCGGAAATGCCTGCGTGCGCATTCTGCGAAACGCAGGTAGGGCCATCGATACCGCTACAATCGAGCGCCGCGATGAGCGATAGCGCAGGAGCCCTGCCGTCACATCGTCGACGCTACACCCGCGCCCCTGCCCGCTTCCGCTCGCTCGCGCTCTTGAGCTGGCCGCAGGCGGCCATGATGTCCCGGCCGCGGGGCGTACGCACGATGCAGGTCAGGCCGCCGTCCAGGCAGATCGTCATGAAGGCGCGGATGCGCCGCTCGCTGGAGCATTCATAGGGTGCGCCCGGCCAGGGGTTGAACGGGATCAGGTTGATCTTGGCCGGGATGTCCTTGAGCAGCCGCACGAGTTCGCGCGCGTCGGCGTCGCTGTCGTTGACGCCGTTCAGCATGACATATTCGAAGGTGATGCGCCTGGCGTTGTTGACGCCGCCGTAGGTGCGGCAGGCGTCGAGCAGCTCGGCGATCGGGTAGCGGCGGTTGAGCGGCACGATCTCGCTGCGGATATCGTCGGTCACGGCGTGGAGCGAGACGGCAAGGTTTACGCCCAGTTCCTCGCCGCATTGCCGCATGACCGGCACCACGCCGGCGGTCGAGAGGGTCAACCTGCGGCGCGAGATGGCGATGCCGTCGCCGTCGATCATGATACGCACGGCCCGGGCGACATTGTCGTAGTTGTAGAGCGGCTCGCCCATGCCCATCAGGACGATGTTGGTGATCCGCCGGTCCCTCTTGCCCGACGGCCAGTCGCCGAGCGCGTCGCGCGCCAGCATGAGCTGGCCGACGATCTCGCCGGCGTCCAGGTTGCGCACCCAGGGCTGGGTACCGGTGTGGCAGAAGCGGCAGTTGAGCGTGCAGCCGACCTGGGACGAGATGCACAGGGTGCCGCGGTCCTCCTCCGGGATGAAGACCATCTCCGCCTCGGCGGCGTCCGGGAAACGCAATAGCCATTTGCGCGTGCCGTCGGCGGAGACCTGCGCATCCGCCGGCGCCGGCCGGCCCAGCGTGTAGCGCTCGGCGAGTTTCGCCCGCGCCGCCTTGGAAATGCTGGTCATCTCCTCGAAGCTGCGCGCACCGCGATGATAGATCCAGTGCCGGAGCTGCTTCGCCCGGAACGGCGGTTCGCCGAGCGCCTGCACCGTTATTGCCAGCCCGGCCATGTCGGCGCCGACCAGGGACGACCGCCCTGCCCCGTTCCCGGCGGGGACAGGCGGCGGCGCGGGTTTGTCCTGCCGTGCGGATGCGATACCGTCCATGGCCCCGGAAGTAGCCGCCCGGCCGCGCTTCGGCAAGGCGGCCTGCCGGGAACCGGGGCTTGCCCCGGAGCCCGGCCTGTGAGAGCCCTCGATTATGACCGGAGACAATGACGAAAGCGCCGGCAAGGGCGAGCGCATCGCCAAGCGCATTGCGCGGGCCGGCCTGTGTTCGCGCCGGGAGGCCGAGCGCTGGATCGCCGCCGGGCGCGTCGCGGTCGACGGCCGCGTGCTCGACTCGCCCGCTTTCGCCGTGCTGCCGCATCACCGGATCGTCGTGGATGGCCAACCGCTGAAGGAGAAGGAACCGCCGGCCCTGTGGCGCTACCACAAGCCGGCCGGCCTGGTGACGACGAACCGCGATCCGCAGGGCCGGCCGACCGTCTTCGACCGGCTGCCGCCGAATCTGCCGCGGGTCATCACCGTCGGCCGGCTCGACCTGACGACCGAGGGCCTGCTGCTTCTGACCAACGACGGCGACCTCGCCCGGTTTCTCGAACTGCCTTCGACCGGCTGGACCCGGCGCTACCGGGTCCGGGTCAAAGGCCGGCCCGACGAGGCCGCGCTGGCCCGGCTGGCCGAAGGCGTCACCGTCGACGGCGTCCGCTACGGGCCGGTGCAGGCCCGGCTCGACCGGCAGCCCGAGCGGTCCGGGGGCGCCAACGCCTGGCTCACCATGAGCATCCGGGAGGGCAAGAACCGGGAAATCCGCAAGCTCTGCGCCCATCTCGGGCTGACGGCGAACCGGCTGATCCGCACGGCATACGGGCCGTTCCAGCTCGGCAAACTGGCGGCCGGCGCCGTCGAACGGATCCCGGAACGGGTGTTGCGGCAACAGCTGCTGCACTGGCCCGGGTTCGCCGGCGGCGACCGGTCCGGACCGGCCCGACGATCATCGCAGCCGCCGAAAGGGAAGCCGGCAGGCAATGCGCATCGTCGGCGGAAACCTTAAGGGCCGGCGCCTCGCCGCACCGCCGGGCAGCGCGGTCCGCCCGACCGCCGACCGGGCGCGCGAGGCCCTGTTCAACCGCCTGGTCCATGGCGCCTTTTCCGGCGACGGAGCGTCCAGCGTCGCCGGCGCCCTTGTGCTCGACGCCTTCTGCGGCACCGGCGCCGTGGGCTTCGAAGCCCTGTCGCGCGGCGCGGCGCAGGCCGTCTTCATCGACAACGACGACGACGCCATTGCCTGCGTCCGCACCAATATCGCCGCCCTCGGCGTCGCCGACCGCGCAACGGTCCTCCGGGCCGACGCGACGGACCCGCCGCGCGCCGCCGCCCCCTGCACGCTGGCCTTTCTCGACCCACCCTATGCCGGAAACACGATCGCCGCCGCCCTGCCGGCCCTGGCCGCGGCGGGCTGGCTGGCGCCCGGCGCGCTCTGCGTAGCGGAAAGCGCCGCCAGATCGCCGGTTCCCGAGCCGCCGGCCGGCTTCGAAACGCTGGACAGCCGCAGCTACGGCAGGGCGCGCTTCTCCTTCCTGCGTTTCAGGCCCTGAGGCGCGGCTCACCACCGGGCGCCACGCGGATTTTTCCTTGCGCCGCCTCGATTTTGGCCCGATGTTGCGCGCCTTATCGGAACGGGAGGAAACCCATGAAAAGAGTTGTTGCAGCCACCCTTACGGCGCTGGCCGCCCTCGGTATCGCCGCGGCGCCGGTCCAGGCCGCCTATCCGGAACGTCCGATCCAGTTCGTCGTGCCCTGGCCGCCCGGCGACCTGGAAGACGTGCTGACCCGCCTGATCGCCAAGCAGATGACCAAGGATTACGGCGTCCCGGCCGCGGTGGTGAACCGGCCCGGCGGCGGCGGCGTGGTCGGCGCCTCGACGGTCGCGCGCGCCAAGCCCGACGGCTACACCGTCGGCAGCTTCGTCATCGGCATTCCGACGGTCCATGTCCTGATGGGCAATGCGCCGTGGAAGCGCGACACCTTCGACCCGGTCGGCATTTTCGTGACCTATCCGTTCCTGCTCGCGGCCCGGGGCGATGCGCCCTACGGCAACATCGCCGAGCTCGCCGCCCATGCGAAGAAGAACAAGGTGCGGCTGGGCCATTTCGGCTACGGGCTGATCCCGACGCGGGCGACCATCCTGGCCGCCAAGCAGATGGGCTTCTCCTTCGGGTCCAACGCGGCCTTCGACGAGCTGACCTGCGCGACGCTCAAGGCCAAGGACGCCGACGTCATCAACACGACGGCCCAGCTCGTGCTGCCGTGCCTCAAGGATATCAAGGTCCTGGCCGCGTTCGCGGACAACCGCATCTCGATCCTGCCGAACGTGCCGACGCTCGCCGAGCAGGTGAAGGGCCGCGAACTGCCGCTGCTGTGGAACGGCCTGTTCGTGCCCAAGGGCACGCCGCAGGACGTCAAGGACAAGATCGAAGCTTCGGCGAAGAAGGCGCTTACCAGCGAGGCCGCCAAGAAGGTCGCCAAGACGACCGGCGCGATCATCTACTGGAAGGGCCCGGCCGAATCGAAGAAGCAGATCGACCGCGATTTCGACATCGTCCGCGGCATGCTCAAGGAAATGGGCGATCTGAAGAAGTAGCGCCTGTCGCCGGACCGGCCCCAGCCGCCTGACCGGCGGGGCCGGCCGGTGCGCCGTTCGCCGTCCCTATTGCCGGATTGCTCTGCGAAAATGCGACGCGGGAACTGTCTTCCCACGGACGGTGTCGCAAGAGTGCGGCAATGCAGCCATATCCCCCTCCCCTTGGGGGAGGGGTCGTCCGCCGGCGCTCTTACGTCCGTTTCCGGAAATGAATCGGATGCCCGCGGACCCCTCCCCCTGACCCCCTCCCCCAAGGGGAGGGGGAAACCGGAGCGCCGGCGACTTTCCCGATCGAGCCCCGATCGAGCCCCCGGTCGAGCCCATGTCCGCGTTTGACGAAGACACCGCGCAGGAAGGCGTGCCCGGCCGGGCAGTCGTGGCCCTGTTCTTTTTCGTCTTCGGCGCGGGCGGGCTCGCGCTGATGCCAATCCAGACGGGCACCTCGCCGGGCGACGAAGGCTGGTTCACCCAGCCCTGGCTGATGCCGCTGCTGACCCTCGGCCTGCTTACTGCGGTTTCACTGCTCTACATTGTAAAGCTTTGGAGAGACGGGGAATTTGCGCGGGCAAAGACAAGCGGCCCCGCGCTGGCAGGCGAGGTTTGGATTTGGCTCAAGTCGGCCGAATTCTTTGCCTGGTACGTCGCCTATATCGTCCTGCTCGGACTGATCGGCTACGGGCTCTCGACCTTCCTGTTCGTCGCGTGCCTCGGATTGCGCGTCGGACTGCGGCAGCCGAAATGGCTGCTGGCGGCGCTGGGCGCGACGCTGGCGATGGTGCTGCTGTTCCGTTTCGGCCTCGAGATCTGGGTGCCGCCGGCTGACCTGTACGACCTGCTGCCCAAGAGCGTCGCCGTGTTTCTCCAGCGGTATTTCTAGCCGGGACCGGGCGGGCCATGGACGCGATCCTCGCCGGACTGAGCCAGCTCGGCCAATGGCATGTCCTGATCGCGCTCTTCGCCGGGGCTATCAGCGGCGTCATCATCGGCGCGATACCGGGCCTGGGGCCGGCGGTCGCCATCGCCGTCCTGCTTCCGGCGACCTACGCGATGGATCCGCTGACCGCGCTCACCCTGCTGCTCGGCATCTATTCCGGCGCCTGGTACGGCGGCGCGATCCCGGCAATCCTGATCAACACGCCGGGCACGCCGGTCAACGTGCTGACGACCTACGACGGCTATCCGATGACGCTCGCCGGCCAGGCGCGGCGCGCCCTGTCGCTCGCCTACAGTTCCAGCTTCGTCGGCGGCATCGTCAGCGTGGTCGTGCTGATCGCGATGGCGCAGCCGCTCGCGGACATCGCCTCGAATTTCGGTTCGGCGGAATTCGCCATGGCGGCGCTGATGGCGATGGTGCTCGTCGTGGTCGCGCACCGCGGCCGCGTGCTGGCGGCGGCGATCACGCTGGCATTCGGCCTGTTCCTTGCGACCGTCGGGCTGGAAACCGCGTTCAACACCCAGCGCTTCACCTTCGGCCAGGTCTGGCTCCAGGGCGGCGTGCCGCTGATCCCGGTGGTGCTCGGCCTGTTCGCCATGTCCCAAGCCTTCGTCCTGCTGACCGAGGACGACCAGTCCGGCGAGCCGCCGCGGCTGACCGGCCGCTTCTTCCAGGGCCTTGCCGAAGCCTTCCGCTATCCCAAGACCCTGTTCTCCTCGTCCGGCTTCGGCGTCTTCATGGGCATCCTGCCGGGCGTCGGCGAGTTTCTCGCCCAGTTCTTCAGCTACACGCTGGCGCAAAAGACCTCGAAGACGCCGGACCTGTTCGGCAAGGGCGCGCCGGAAGGGCTGATCGCCTCGGAATCCGCCAACAACGCCGTGCCGGCCGCCGCGCTGGTGCCCCTGCTCGCGCTCGGCATTCCCGGCGAGGCGCTGACCGCGATGATGCTGTCGGTCTTCATGGTGCACAATGTGATCCCGGGGCCGGAACTGTTCGCCACGCGCCCCGAGTTCATCTCCGGCCTCTATCTCTCCCTGCTGGCGATGAACATCGTGATCCTGGTTTTCCTGCTGTTCGCGACCCGGCTGATCGTGGCGCTGTCGCGCGTCAATACGAAATTCATCGGCGTCATCATCCTGGCGCTGACCCTCGTCGGCACCTACACGGCGAGCTACAACATCGTCCATCCGCTGATGGCGCTGGTCTTCGGCCTGATCGGCTACATCCTGAAACGCCACAACATCCCGATCGTGCCGATCGTGCTCGGCCTCGTGCTCGGGCCAATCTTCGAGGCGCGGCTGCGCCAGGCTCTGGGCACGGCCGGCGGCGACATGGCGATCTTCGTCGAGCGCCCCTATTCGGCCGGCCTCCTTGCCGTCATGGCCGTGGCGATGATCGGCATCGCGCTCACCAACCGGCAGCGCCGGCAGCGGGAAAAAATCGCCGCTAGGGAGCGGTGAGGCGGCCGCTTCGGTCTCTGCACGGGCCGCAGGGCAGGCGAACCGCCGTTTGACGGCAGCGGGCATTTTAGCCATGTCTTGTCGCGAAGGTCGGAGTCACCCGTGGACTCCGGTTCCGCCGGAAATCGACAGGCATAGCCGATGGCCGTTTCGCCCTTCTCGATCGTCGCGGCCGACACGCCCGAGGCGCAGTCGGCGCTGGCCGCGCTGACCGCGCGCTATCCGATCGTTCCGGCGGCAGAAGCGCGCCGTCTCGTCGTTCTCGGCGGAGACGGCTTCATGCTCGAAACCCTGCGCACCACACTGGACCGCGACGTCGCCGTCTATGGCATGAATCTGGGCAGCGTCGGCTTTCTGATGAACGAATTCGAGCCGGCGGGCCTGGCGGAACGGCTGGAAGCGGCTCAGCGGGTCGATATCCATCCGCTCCTGATGCAGGCCCGAACCGTCGATGGGCAAACGGTCGAAGCGGTCGCGATCAACGACGTGTCATTGCTTCGCGAGACGCATCAGACCGCCAAGCTGCGTATCCTGATCGACGGCGTCGAACGGCTGGCGGAACTGGCCTGCGACGGCGCCCTTGTCGCGACGCCGGCGGGCAGCACGGCCTACAACCTGTCGGCGCAGGGACCGATCGTCCCGATCGGCGCCAGGCTCCTGGCGCTCACGCCGATCAGCGCCTTCCGTCCGCGGCGCTGGCGGGGCGCGTTGCTGCCGGACACGGCATCGGTGACCATCGAGATTCTCGATCCGGCGAAACGCCCGGTCAGCGCGGTTGCCGATTCGACCGAGGTGCGCGACGTGGCGAGCGTCACCGTCCGGCAGGCCGCAGATATGACCCTCTCTCTGCTGTTCGATCCCGAACACGACCTGGAAGAGCGCATCCTGCGCGAGCAGTTCCTGCCGTGACCGGCCGGAGCGTGGAGGGCCCGGCCGCGGCGGCGGCCCTGCCGCGCCGCACCTGGGTCTTCCGCCTGTCGATCACCTTTCTCGTCGGCGCTGCCGGCGGCTGGCTGTTCGATCAGGCGAACCTGCCGCTTGCCTGGATGATCGGGGCCCTCGTGTTCACGACCGTCGGCGCGATCGCCGGCGTGCCGATGATCGCCTCACACAAGGTGCGCCAGCCGCTGATCGCTATTATCGGCGTCATGCTGGGCGCCCAGTTCACGCCGGAAGTTGCGGCACGAATTCCCGAGTGGTGGGCCTCGGTAATCGCCCTGTTTGCCTATGTCGGACTCAGTACCAGCCTGCTCTTCTGGTACTTCCGGCGCCTGGGGCACGGCCCGGTCACCGCATATTGCGCGTCCACGCCCGGCGGCCTCAACGAAATGGTGCTGGTCGCGCAGGAAATGCGCGGCGACTATCTCTCGGTCGCGCTGGTCCACGCCACACGCGTGCTGGTGACGGTGTTGATCGTGCCCTTCGGCTTCGTCGCCCTCGGCCTGTACGACCAGGGCAGCCGGGCATCGCTCGGCGCCGCCTTCGGCGACATTCCGCTGGACGAAGCGGCCATCCTTACGGCCGGTGGCGTCGCCGGGTATTTCGGCGCGAAGGCCCTGAAAATCCCCGCTGCGGCGCTGACCGGCCCGATGATCGTCAGCGCCCTGCTCCATCTGGTGGGCGCCAGCACGATCGCGCCGCCCGGCCCGCTGGTCGCCATTGCGCAGGTTGTCGTCGGCTCAACCCTCGGCGCCCGCTTCGCCGGCGTCCCGATCCGCCGCGTCCTGCGCCTGGTCGTCCATTCGCTGGGGTCGACCGCGATCATGATCTCGCTGACCATCCTGCTGGCGGCGGCCGCATCCGCCTTCGTCGATGCGTCGATCCCGGCGCTCGTACTGGCGCTGGCGCCGGGCGGGCTGGCGGAAATGAGCCTGATCGCGCTCGCGCTCGGCATCGAGGCGGCGTTCGTGGCCGCCCATCACGTCATCCGGATTGCCCTGGTCGTGCTCGTTCTGCCGACCATGTTCCGACGGCGCTACGAAGACCCGGGCGGACGCGGCGAACCGTAAGGCCCGGCCGCCGTGGCCGGGCCGCCGGGTCAGCCAATCTGTCTGGGCAGCCAGGTCGCCACCTCCGGGACGAAGATCAGCAGGATCAGGACCAGAAGCTCGATCAGGATGAAGGGCAGCGCCGAGCGGATGACCGCCCCGATGGTGACGTCGAACGGCGCCACGCCCTTCATCACATAGAGCAAGAGCCCGAAAGGCGGCGTAAGCAGGCTGATCTCCATGGTGATCAGGATCAGCACCATCAGCCAGATCGGATCGATATCGTAGGTCGCCTGCAGCGAGGTCGCGCCGAGCAGGAAGAACGGCAGGGTGAGCAG is a window from the Rhodospirillaceae bacterium genome containing:
- a CDS encoding AbrB family transcriptional regulator codes for the protein MTGRSVEGPAAAAALPRRTWVFRLSITFLVGAAGGWLFDQANLPLAWMIGALVFTTVGAIAGVPMIASHKVRQPLIAIIGVMLGAQFTPEVAARIPEWWASVIALFAYVGLSTSLLFWYFRRLGHGPVTAYCASTPGGLNEMVLVAQEMRGDYLSVALVHATRVLVTVLIVPFGFVALGLYDQGSRASLGAAFGDIPLDEAAILTAGGVAGYFGAKALKIPAAALTGPMIVSALLHLVGASTIAPPGPLVAIAQVVVGSTLGARFAGVPIRRVLRLVVHSLGSTAIMISLTILLAAAASAFVDASIPALVLALAPGGLAEMSLIALALGIEAAFVAAHHVIRIALVVLVLPTMFRRRYEDPGGRGEP
- a CDS encoding NAD kinase, producing MAVSPFSIVAADTPEAQSALAALTARYPIVPAAEARRLVVLGGDGFMLETLRTTLDRDVAVYGMNLGSVGFLMNEFEPAGLAERLEAAQRVDIHPLLMQARTVDGQTVEAVAINDVSLLRETHQTAKLRILIDGVERLAELACDGALVATPAGSTAYNLSAQGPIVPIGARLLALTPISAFRPRRWRGALLPDTASVTIEILDPAKRPVSAVADSTEVRDVASVTVRQAADMTLSLLFDPEHDLEERILREQFLP
- a CDS encoding tripartite tricarboxylate transporter TctB family protein, giving the protein MSAFDEDTAQEGVPGRAVVALFFFVFGAGGLALMPIQTGTSPGDEGWFTQPWLMPLLTLGLLTAVSLLYIVKLWRDGEFARAKTSGPALAGEVWIWLKSAEFFAWYVAYIVLLGLIGYGLSTFLFVACLGLRVGLRQPKWLLAALGATLAMVLLFRFGLEIWVPPADLYDLLPKSVAVFLQRYF
- a CDS encoding tripartite tricarboxylate transporter permease encodes the protein MDAILAGLSQLGQWHVLIALFAGAISGVIIGAIPGLGPAVAIAVLLPATYAMDPLTALTLLLGIYSGAWYGGAIPAILINTPGTPVNVLTTYDGYPMTLAGQARRALSLAYSSSFVGGIVSVVVLIAMAQPLADIASNFGSAEFAMAALMAMVLVVVAHRGRVLAAAITLAFGLFLATVGLETAFNTQRFTFGQVWLQGGVPLIPVVLGLFAMSQAFVLLTEDDQSGEPPRLTGRFFQGLAEAFRYPKTLFSSSGFGVFMGILPGVGEFLAQFFSYTLAQKTSKTPDLFGKGAPEGLIASESANNAVPAAALVPLLALGIPGEALTAMMLSVFMVHNVIPGPELFATRPEFISGLYLSLLAMNIVILVFLLFATRLIVALSRVNTKFIGVIILALTLVGTYTASYNIVHPLMALVFGLIGYILKRHNIPIVPIVLGLVLGPIFEARLRQALGTAGGDMAIFVERPYSAGLLAVMAVAMIGIALTNRQRRQREKIAARER